A window of Caretta caretta isolate rCarCar2 chromosome 13, rCarCar1.hap1, whole genome shotgun sequence contains these coding sequences:
- the KCNG1 gene encoding voltage-gated potassium channel regulatory subunit KCNG1, with amino-acid sequence MTLLTGENSDYDYSALSCASDTSFNHTFFPETETLKGVFYQGAKLIHPKEDLFKSIQPEDRKHHIIINVGGIKYLLPWTTLDEFPLTRLGQLKFCNNFDDILNICDDYDVTCNEFFFDRNPGAFRTILTFLRVGKLRLMREMCALSFQEELLYWGIEEDSLEWCCKRRYLQKMEEFTEMNEREDDLIENENPGETVEETRASLCMKKLQDMVERPQSGLPGKVFACLSVLFVTITAVNLSISTMPDLREEEERGECSQMCYNIFIVESVCVAWFSLEFLLRFIQAKSKFVFLRRPLTLIDIIAILPYYITLLVDTTSVGFKKPTSGNIYLDKVGLVLRILRALRILYVMRLARHSLGLQTLGLTARRCTREFGLLLLFLCVAIALFAPLLYVIENEMADSQEFTSIPACYWWAVITMTTVGYGDMVPRSIPGQVVALSSILSGILLMAFPVTSIFHTFSRSYIELKQEQERLMFRKAQFLLKTKSQLSNESQRSDILFPSISSETRDNN; translated from the exons ATGACTCTTTTAACAGGAGAAAATTCTGATTATGACTATAGCGCCCTGAGCTGTGCTTCAGATACCTCCTTCAACCACACGTTCTTTCCAGAAACAGAAACCCTCAAGGGAGTTTTTTACCAAGGAGCCAAGCTAATTCACCCTAAAGAGGATCTCTTTAAAAGCATTCAACCTGAGGACCGGAAGCATCATATCATCATAAATGTAGGGGGCATTAAATACTTGCTGCCCTGGACCACACTTGATGAGTTTCCCCTGACACGCTTGGGCCAACTGAAATTTTGTAATAATTTTGATGACATTTTAAACATTTGCGATGATTACGATGTGACGTGCAATGAATTCTTTTTCGACCGCAACCCGGGGGCATTTAGGACAATCCTGACATTTTTGCGGGTTGGGAAGCTTCGGCTCATGCGAGAGATGTGCGCTCTTTCTTTCCAAGAGGAGCTGCTCTACTGGGGCATTGAGGAGGACAGTCTGGAATGGTGCTGCAAGAGGAGGTATCTGCAAAAAATGGAGGAGTTTACAGAAATGAACGAAAGGGAGGACGACCTCATAGAGAATGAAAACCCAGGTGAAACAGTGGAAGAGACAAGAGCCAGCCTGTGCATGAAAAAGTTACAAGACATGGTGGAGAGGCCTCAGTCGGGGCTTCCTGGGAAAGTATTTGCATGTTTGTCTGTATTGTTTGTGACCATTACTGCAGTGAACCTATCCATCAGCACCATGCCCGACttaagagaggaggaggagaga GGTGAATGCTCCCAGATGTGCTACAATATTTTCATCGTGGAATCTGTCTGTGTGGCATGGTTTTCCTTGGAATTCCTGTTGAGATTCATTCAGGCAAAGAGCAAGTTTGTATTTCTGAGGAGACCGTTAACCCTGATTGACATTATTGCCATTCTGCCCTATTATATCACTTTACTAGTAGATACCACTTCGGTGGGCTTTAAAAAGCCAACCTCTGGCAACATCTATCTGGACAAAGTAGGTCTGGTGCTCCGCATACTCCGTGCCTTGAGGATTCTATATGTCATGCGGCTGGCCAGGCACTCTCTCGGCCTGCAGACTTTAGGACTCACCGCTCGCAGGTGTACCCGGGAGTTTGGACTCTTGCTGCTCTTCCTCTGCGTGGCCATTGCACTTTTTGCGCCGCTCTTGTATGTCATTGAGAATGAGATGGCGGACTCACAGGAGTTTACCAGCATCCCTGCGTGCTACTGGTGGGCAGTAATCACCATGACAACAGTAGGCTATGGCGACATGGTTCCCAGAAGCATTCCAGGCCAGGTGGTGGCTTTAAGCAGCATTCTGAGTGGCATTCTCCTCATGGCATTTCCTGTCACCTCCATCTTCCACACGTTTTCACGCTCCTACATTGAGCTGAAGCAAGAGCAGGAAAGACTCATGTTCAGAAAAGCACAATTCTTATTAAAAACTAAGTCTCAGCTAAGTAATGAATCACAAAGGAGTGACATTTTATTTCCCAGTATCTCTTCTGAGACTAGGGACAACAACTGA